One Acetobacterium sp. KB-1 DNA segment encodes these proteins:
- a CDS encoding MarR family transcriptional regulator yields MDNGFNGNLEAMIFEYIDKIKYLLSSDIWGNEIFNCSKNEVFVLLLLYRRNDVNMTQIADYLNVPLNTATGIVARMEKRDFLVRERSSEDKRVVTIKLTKAGRATIRDILNEMIRYGQLIMDSFTREEVQLVFKMVDKVMDTLSQDASKTAEKQTKPKIRKIMIE; encoded by the coding sequence ATGGACAATGGCTTTAACGGTAATCTTGAAGCAATGATTTTTGAATATATCGACAAAATAAAATACTTGTTATCCTCGGATATCTGGGGAAATGAAATTTTTAATTGTTCGAAAAATGAAGTGTTTGTGCTACTACTCTTATATCGACGAAATGATGTGAACATGACCCAGATTGCCGACTACCTCAATGTTCCTTTAAATACGGCCACCGGAATTGTCGCCCGGATGGAAAAACGGGACTTTTTAGTCCGCGAAAGAAGCTCAGAAGACAAGCGGGTAGTCACCATAAAACTTACCAAGGCTGGTAGAGCAACGATCCGGGATATTCTTAATGAGATGATCCGTTACGGACAACTGATAATGGACAGCTTTACCCGTGAGGAAGTTCAATTGGTTTTCAAAATGGTAGATAAGGTTATGGACACCCTTAGTCAAGACGCCAGTAAGACCGCAGAAAAACAAACTAAGCCAAAAATCAGAAAGATCATGATTGAATAA
- a CDS encoding metallophosphoesterase: MKLGKLLLITTITLTTIIVGGYIYSRYVEPSLLIVNREKLENSKLEAPLKLVFFGDTHLGEFNDNDQLDRIVAKINAENPDLVIFTGDLIGSTKNFSVNPEEISLGLSKINATYGKVAVMGNHEYALIDNYNYEDLMNAAGFEVLVNDWLDIPELNVRLLGLDDVYRGNPDIDLTDEVLESSYNILLTHEPDIVDEMTIDAVQLVLAGHTHGGQITLPYLTEMILPANGKKYVKGLFVIGNQGQTSLFVTKGTGMTKLPFRFMNVPEIVAIEVSP, translated from the coding sequence ATGAAATTAGGAAAATTATTACTGATCACCACCATCACACTAACCACAATTATTGTGGGTGGCTATATTTATTCCCGTTATGTTGAACCAAGCCTCTTAATCGTTAATCGTGAAAAGCTTGAAAACAGCAAACTAGAGGCCCCCCTTAAACTTGTCTTTTTCGGCGATACACACCTGGGCGAATTTAATGACAATGATCAGCTTGATCGCATCGTTGCAAAAATAAACGCCGAAAACCCCGATCTCGTTATCTTTACCGGCGATCTGATTGGTTCTACTAAAAATTTCTCTGTCAATCCTGAAGAAATTTCCCTGGGTCTTTCAAAGATCAATGCCACCTATGGCAAGGTCGCTGTTATGGGAAATCATGAATACGCCTTAATCGATAACTACAATTATGAAGATCTGATGAACGCCGCTGGCTTTGAGGTACTGGTTAATGACTGGCTGGATATACCTGAACTCAACGTTCGTCTTCTTGGTCTGGATGATGTCTACCGGGGCAACCCGGATATAGACCTGACCGATGAAGTCCTTGAAAGCAGCTATAATATTCTCTTAACTCATGAGCCGGATATTGTGGATGAGATGACCATCGATGCCGTTCAACTGGTTTTAGCTGGGCATACCCATGGGGGGCAGATTACGCTTCCCTATTTAACCGAAATGATTTTGCCAGCCAACGGAAAAAAATATGTAAAGGGTCTTTTTGTTATTGGCAACCAGGGTCAAACCAGTCTGTTTGTTACCAAAGGCACCGGAATGACCAAACTACCCTTTCGATTTATGAACGTCCCGGAAATTGTCGCCATTGAGGTCAGTCCCTAG
- a CDS encoding DEAD/DEAH box helicase yields MTDYIELIASFTKDDFILDYESVAKKGFTKDKRQFEQAWQAQFRANKDRTLFYFGFVSDPDFLSPTMAFLYQISEKFIQKIAKQPDLELSREDVELSLTADEIEEIRKIIPFGNGMAHVDDGWIRNIWERLTDVYGEAIMSYPGTVAAFLTEHHAGINVAGRIFFHLVENSEEKRYPFAFLATYSTKPEDGKKAVHTPLKNALREYQNQPEKLIQLLSTVSRVADVSRFISDLMESGALFSPLKLSARDATVFLTEIPLYEEAGIMCRIPNWWRKKANQLRLNLTVGEKEPAMVGMDAILSFKPNLMFGDSAISKAEIQGLLAETQGLALIKGKWVEINHKQLQAALEALSKAESLADQQELTLAQAMRLELGSGELLGIPTTDLEVHVSTGDWLRRVTATMGNPQILQGQKPEPGFCGALRPYQQTGYDWLKYMVDLRLGACLADDMGLGKTIQIIALLEHLRSHQGDRVLLILPASLIGNWEKEIKKFAPEMPVRVLHGMAVAKDPKAFLATPVFLTITTYGMAARVTALREIHWALIILDEAQAIKNPGTKRTKTIKALKAKTRIAMTGTPIENHLLDLWSLFDFLDGGLLGSAKEFTGFTKGLKKDPTGYTKLRNLVNPFILRRLKTDAAIISDLPDKIEIKEYPVLSKKQMVLYQNLVAELSKKLAECDGIARKGLVLSSIIKLKQICNHPDQYLGQDLYKRDHSGKFEMLESICETIYEKRERVLVFTQFKELTAPLARFLEEIFHRRGLVLHGGTPVAKRTELVEAFNGETYIPFMVLSLKAGGVGLNLTGANNVIHFDRWWNPAVENQASDRAFRIGQTRDVMVHKFITVGTIEEKIDIMIEEKNQLAGDIIKASGEGWITELNNEQLLRLLSLGGI; encoded by the coding sequence ATGACAGACTATATTGAATTAATTGCCAGCTTTACCAAGGATGACTTTATCTTAGATTATGAATCGGTGGCAAAAAAAGGGTTCACTAAAGATAAAAGGCAGTTTGAGCAGGCATGGCAAGCCCAATTCAGAGCGAATAAAGATCGGACCCTTTTTTATTTTGGATTTGTTAGTGATCCGGATTTTCTTTCGCCGACGATGGCTTTTCTTTATCAAATCAGCGAGAAATTTATTCAAAAGATTGCCAAACAGCCGGATTTGGAGTTATCCAGGGAAGATGTCGAGCTCAGCTTGACTGCAGATGAAATCGAAGAAATCCGCAAAATAATTCCCTTTGGAAATGGCATGGCTCATGTTGACGATGGATGGATTAGAAACATTTGGGAGCGCCTCACCGATGTTTACGGTGAAGCAATTATGAGCTATCCGGGTACAGTAGCAGCGTTTTTAACCGAGCATCACGCGGGGATAAATGTGGCTGGGCGAATCTTTTTTCATCTGGTAGAGAATAGTGAAGAGAAGCGGTACCCCTTTGCTTTTTTAGCCACCTATTCCACCAAACCCGAGGACGGCAAAAAAGCGGTGCATACGCCCCTGAAAAATGCCCTGCGGGAATATCAAAATCAACCCGAAAAGCTGATTCAGCTGCTGTCTACCGTTAGCCGGGTGGCCGATGTCAGTCGGTTTATTTCGGATCTGATGGAAAGTGGGGCGTTGTTTTCACCTCTAAAACTAAGTGCCCGAGATGCCACGGTTTTTTTAACTGAAATCCCCCTTTACGAAGAAGCCGGGATCATGTGCCGGATTCCCAACTGGTGGCGCAAGAAAGCTAATCAGCTAAGGCTTAATCTGACCGTGGGGGAAAAAGAACCGGCAATGGTGGGGATGGATGCTATTTTGTCTTTTAAGCCAAACCTCATGTTTGGAGATTCCGCTATTTCCAAGGCCGAGATTCAGGGGCTCTTGGCAGAAACTCAGGGATTGGCCCTGATTAAAGGAAAATGGGTGGAAATTAATCATAAACAGTTGCAAGCTGCATTAGAGGCCTTATCAAAAGCTGAATCACTGGCTGACCAGCAAGAGCTAACTCTGGCCCAGGCCATGCGCTTGGAACTCGGTTCGGGAGAATTGCTGGGAATACCGACGACCGACTTGGAAGTCCATGTGTCAACCGGGGATTGGCTCCGCCGGGTGACGGCAACCATGGGCAATCCTCAGATTTTGCAAGGGCAAAAACCGGAACCCGGTTTCTGCGGAGCGCTACGACCCTACCAGCAAACCGGTTACGATTGGCTGAAATACATGGTCGACTTGAGGCTGGGGGCCTGCCTGGCTGATGATATGGGGCTGGGTAAAACCATCCAGATCATTGCTCTGTTAGAACACCTGCGCAGTCATCAGGGGGATCGGGTATTGTTAATCTTGCCGGCATCTCTGATTGGGAACTGGGAAAAGGAAATCAAGAAATTTGCCCCAGAAATGCCGGTCAGGGTCTTGCATGGGATGGCAGTTGCCAAAGATCCAAAAGCATTTCTGGCAACACCTGTTTTTTTAACCATCACCACTTATGGCATGGCAGCACGGGTAACAGCGCTGCGCGAAATCCACTGGGCTCTGATTATTCTGGATGAGGCTCAGGCTATTAAAAATCCCGGTACCAAACGAACTAAAACCATCAAGGCGCTCAAGGCCAAAACCCGAATTGCCATGACAGGAACCCCGATTGAAAATCACCTATTGGATTTATGGTCGCTTTTTGATTTTCTCGATGGTGGACTGCTGGGAAGTGCTAAAGAATTCACCGGGTTTACAAAAGGCTTAAAAAAGGATCCTACCGGCTATACTAAACTGCGAAACCTGGTCAATCCTTTTATTCTGCGCCGCCTAAAAACCGACGCTGCGATCATCTCGGATCTGCCGGATAAGATTGAAATCAAAGAATATCCGGTGCTGTCGAAAAAGCAGATGGTGCTCTACCAGAATCTGGTTGCGGAGCTGTCAAAGAAACTGGCAGAATGCGACGGGATTGCCCGCAAAGGTCTGGTTTTATCCAGTATCATCAAACTCAAGCAGATCTGTAATCACCCGGATCAGTATCTGGGTCAGGATCTTTATAAGCGGGATCACAGTGGAAAGTTTGAAATGCTGGAAAGCATTTGTGAAACCATCTATGAAAAGCGGGAACGGGTGCTGGTGTTTACCCAGTTTAAAGAACTGACCGCGCCCTTGGCCCGGTTTCTGGAAGAAATCTTTCACCGTCGCGGGCTGGTGCTCCACGGCGGTACCCCGGTGGCTAAACGAACCGAACTGGTGGAAGCCTTTAATGGGGAAACCTATATCCCCTTTATGGTGCTGTCGCTAAAAGCTGGTGGGGTTGGTCTAAATTTGACGGGTGCCAATAATGTTATCCATTTTGACCGCTGGTGGAACCCGGCGGTGGAAAACCAGGCCTCCGATCGAGCTTTTAGAATTGGTCAGACTCGTGATGTGATGGTGCATAAATTTATTACCGTCGGTACCATTGAAGAGAAGATTGATATTATGATTGAAGAAAAGAATCAGCTGGCTGGCGATATTATCAAGGCTTCCGGTGAGGGCTGGATCACTGAGCTGAACAATGAACAACTGCTGAGATTATTAAGTTTAGGTGGAATCTAG